In Planctomycetota bacterium, the following proteins share a genomic window:
- the nuoK gene encoding NADH-quinone oxidoreductase subunit NuoK: MISKYLILSAALFAVGAYGALARRNLLIVLMSVELMLDGVNVALLAFARRAGDAAGHVFVLML, from the coding sequence GTGATTTCCAAATACCTCATCCTGAGCGCGGCGCTTTTCGCCGTGGGGGCGTACGGAGCCCTGGCGCGGCGGAACCTGCTCATCGTGCTGATGTCCGTGGAGCTCATGCTCGACGGCGTGAACGTGGCGCTTCTGGCGTTCGCGCGGCGGGCGGGGGATGCGGCGGGGCACGTCTTCGTCCTCATGTTGAT
- a CDS encoding NADH-quinone oxidoreductase subunit J, translating into MAAAVLTVTRRNPVYSAVWMLVCFLALAVVYLKLEAPFLAALHVIVYTGAILVLFLFVIMLLNLGPEELGREMPPTARWGAAALCAALFAALAVPALADPRLGEREAAAAAVPPGYGGVEAVGKALFVGHPLPFELISVLILVAMFAGVVLAKKKL; encoded by the coding sequence GTGGCCGCCGCGGTGCTGACCGTGACGCGGAGAAACCCCGTGTACAGCGCGGTCTGGATGCTCGTCTGCTTCCTGGCGCTGGCGGTCGTGTACCTCAAGCTCGAGGCTCCCTTCCTGGCGGCTCTCCACGTCATCGTCTACACGGGAGCGATCCTCGTGCTTTTCCTCTTCGTGATCATGCTGCTGAATCTCGGCCCGGAGGAGCTGGGACGGGAGATGCCGCCGACGGCGCGGTGGGGCGCGGCGGCCCTGTGCGCCGCGCTCTTCGCGGCGCTGGCGGTCCCGGCGCTGGCGGACCCGCGGCTGGGGGAACGGGAAGCCGCCGCGGCGGCGGTTCCTCCGGGATACGGCGGCGTGGAGGCGGTGGGGAAGGCTCTTTTCGTGGGGCACCCGCTCCCCTTCGAACTCATCTCGGTGCTTATTCTCGTGGCGATGTTCGCGGGCGTCGTTCTGGCCAAGAAGAAACTGTGA
- a CDS encoding NADH-quinone oxidoreductase subunit I, producing the protein MTLGLRLKQLWLRWMVKLYIPAVLKGLRRTVRRMFLPKETVRYPEEVHVPRKGYRGEHRLKKDEQGRMKCVACFMCQTACPAECIQIVAGPSPWPDREKIPVVFNIDLLKCIYCGMCEEACPCDAIELTPTFNRIATSREEKIYDIHKLLNR; encoded by the coding sequence GTGACGCTGGGTCTGCGGCTCAAGCAGCTCTGGCTTCGCTGGATGGTGAAACTGTACATCCCGGCGGTGCTCAAGGGCCTCCGGCGCACGGTGCGGCGGATGTTTCTGCCCAAGGAGACCGTCCGCTATCCCGAGGAAGTGCATGTTCCCCGGAAAGGCTACCGCGGGGAACACCGCCTCAAGAAGGACGAGCAGGGGCGCATGAAGTGCGTGGCGTGCTTCATGTGCCAGACCGCCTGTCCGGCGGAGTGCATCCAGATCGTGGCGGGGCCCTCGCCCTGGCCGGACCGGGAGAAGATCCCCGTCGTCTTCAACATCGACCTCCTCAAGTGCATCTACTGCGGAATGTGCGAGGAGGCCTGTCCCTGCGACGCGATCGAGCTGACCCCCACCTTCAACCGGATCGCGACGTCGCGGGAGGAGAAGATTTACGACATCCACAAGCTTCTCAATCGCTGA
- a CDS encoding complex I subunit 1 family protein: MAALLKILFVLGFFVLGLVPLLVLLERRISAWIQSRIGPNRVGPGGLLQPLADLIKFLFKEDVRPAGADRFLYVCGPLLVLVPPALGLVVIPFGNRIGNEPLQVADLSVGILFTMSVLSVAVYGLAFGGWASNNKYSLLGGLRASAQLISYELALALSIVTAVMFSESIDPQVIVRRQIENGWNVFGGGNPWLLPSGVTAFVLFFVSALAENNRLPFDLPECEAELVGGYHTEYSAIKFALFMMGEYVGMVLMSALLVTFFLGGWHLPGVTDPGASSWAAGALSVGVFVAKVLAVLMVYILIRWTLPRFKYNQLMNLGWKVLVPVSLANVMLVAAIGVGTGGRP, translated from the coding sequence ATGGCCGCCCTGCTTAAGATTCTCTTCGTCCTGGGCTTTTTCGTGCTGGGCCTGGTGCCGCTCCTGGTGCTGCTGGAGCGGAGGATCAGCGCCTGGATTCAGAGCCGGATCGGCCCCAACCGCGTGGGGCCCGGGGGCCTGCTTCAGCCGCTGGCCGACCTCATCAAGTTCCTTTTCAAGGAGGACGTCCGGCCGGCGGGGGCGGACCGGTTTCTCTACGTGTGCGGGCCGCTTCTGGTGCTCGTGCCGCCGGCGCTCGGGCTGGTCGTGATTCCTTTCGGGAACCGGATAGGAAACGAACCGCTCCAGGTGGCCGACCTCAGCGTCGGAATTCTCTTTACGATGTCGGTCCTTTCGGTGGCCGTGTACGGGCTGGCCTTCGGCGGCTGGGCGTCGAACAACAAATATTCGCTCCTCGGGGGACTGCGCGCCTCCGCGCAGCTCATCTCGTACGAGCTGGCTCTGGCGCTTTCCATCGTGACGGCCGTCATGTTCTCGGAGAGCATCGATCCGCAGGTGATCGTCCGCCGCCAGATCGAGAACGGATGGAACGTCTTCGGCGGGGGGAATCCCTGGCTCCTGCCGAGCGGGGTGACGGCCTTCGTCCTCTTCTTCGTTTCGGCGCTGGCGGAGAACAACCGGCTGCCGTTCGATCTGCCGGAATGCGAGGCGGAGCTCGTGGGCGGGTATCACACGGAGTACTCGGCCATCAAGTTCGCGCTGTTCATGATGGGCGAGTACGTGGGGATGGTGCTCATGAGCGCGCTTCTGGTGACCTTCTTCCTGGGCGGCTGGCATCTGCCGGGGGTGACGGATCCGGGGGCGTCCTCCTGGGCCGCGGGAGCGCTCTCGGTCGGGGTCTTCGTGGCCAAGGTTCTGGCGGTCCTGATGGTCTACATCCTGATCCGCTGGACGCTCCCGCGCTTCAAGTACAACCAGCTCATGAATCTCGGATGGAAAGTCCTGGTGCCCGTGTCGCTGGCCAACGTGATGCTGGTGGCCGCGATCGGGGTAGGGACGGGAGGTCGGCCGTGA